A window of Pseudomonas putida genomic DNA:
GCCGCGCGCCGCTTCACGGATGCCGGGTTCGACGTTGGTCAGGGCCAGGTAGGTGTTGCGCAGGATCGGCAGAAGTGAATAGAGGAACACTGCAGTGATCGCCGGCAACGGCCCGAGGCCTTGGCCGAACCTGGAGTAGAACGGCAGCAGCAGGCCGAACAGGGCGATGGAAGGAATGGTCAGCAGCACCGTGGCGCTGGCCTGCAAGGGGCCGGCGACTGCCGGGAAGCGGGTCATCAGGATGCCCAGCGGCACGCCGACGATGATCGCCAGGCCGACGGCGACGCCGACCAGCATGATGTGCTGCCAGGTCAGCTGCAGCACCTGGGCCCAGTCGAGGTGGGCGAATGTGTCGAGCAGGTTCATGGTTGGCCCTCGCTGTTCAGTGGGTGCTCACGCAGGAAGGTGGCGGCCACGGACGTCGGGTTCTGGTGCTCGACATCGACCTTGGCATTGAGTTGGCGCATGGTTTCGTCATCCAGTTGCTCGGCCAGTGGCTTGAGCAGGCTGGCCAGCTTCGGGTTGGCGTCGAGTACCTGTTTGCGCACCACCGGGGCGGCGGTGTAGTCCGGGAAGTAGTGCTTGTCGTCTTCCAGCAGCTTGAGGTTGAACGCATTCAGGCGACCATCGGTGGTGTACAC
This region includes:
- a CDS encoding ABC transporter permease: MNLLDTFAHLDWAQVLQLTWQHIMLVGVAVGLAIIVGVPLGILMTRFPAVAGPLQASATVLLTIPSIALFGLLLPFYSRFGQGLGPLPAITAVFLYSLLPILRNTYLALTNVEPGIREAARGIGMTFGQRLRMVELPIAVPVILAGVRTAVVMNIGVMTIAATIGAGGLGVLILTSISRSDMSMLLVGAVLVSLLAIIADLLLQTLQRALTPEGLRP